One Halobacteriovorax sp. GB3 genomic window carries:
- the fliS gene encoding flagellar export chaperone FliS — protein sequence MSYGLGAYKKTSIHTASKEQILLMLYQAAIKNCKKAITAIEEKNISAKGEFIGKLQDIVIELNNSLDFEIGGKVAEELSSLYDFILFSSTQANIKIDKEPLEGCLNVLITLYDGWNEAIKQMKVEKK from the coding sequence ATGAGTTATGGATTAGGTGCTTACAAGAAAACCTCAATTCACACAGCGAGTAAGGAACAGATCCTACTAATGCTCTATCAAGCGGCCATTAAAAATTGTAAAAAAGCAATTACGGCCATTGAAGAGAAGAACATCTCTGCTAAAGGTGAATTTATTGGAAAGCTTCAGGATATCGTTATCGAGCTTAACAACAGTCTTGATTTTGAGATCGGTGGAAAAGTAGCTGAAGAACTTTCTTCACTCTATGACTTCATTCTATTCTCAAGTACACAAGCTAATATCAAAATCGATAAAGAACCACTCGAAGGTTGTTTAAATGTACTTATCACTCTCTATGATGGGTGGAATGAAGCAATTAAGCAGATGAAAGTAGAAAAAAAATAA